One window of the Sphaerochaeta associata genome contains the following:
- a CDS encoding ABC transporter permease: MKEPTWLQKGLNRFGFWGFVVLAAFALALFFLVYPLIGMLSRSFLPNEGGGFSLINYVDFFRLPYYFNTLKHSFAVSITTTVFAILLGVPMGYVVARFNIPGKKLLNAMVVISLLSPPFIGAYSWIMLLGRNGFITNLVRHIGIEIPTIYGFRGLILVFTLKLFPFIYMYVQGALQTFDSSLEEAAENLGVHGLKKLLTVTFPLIMPTITAGAVVVFMTSLADLGTPMLIGEGYKVLPVLVYEEYMSEIGGNATMASTLSVIIILCSLSVLLLQKISIGKRSYSMSGLRPPAVKKLGKLPFVVLTILCYFIALCALAPQITTMVTSFIKTRGPLFVPGFSLESYRSVWFKLSANIARTFLYSTIAMMFMILIGMFTSYVIVRRKSSITNILDFVLMSPYVIPGSVLGIILVMAFNKPPVVLTGTAAIMIISYTIRKIPYIIRSSTGILYQLDLSSEEASINLGVSPMKTFFKITAILMLPGVLSGAILSWISTINELSSTLILYSGRTGTISVAIYTEIMKDGYGTAAALASILTFATIISLLVFNTLTKGKGSVV; encoded by the coding sequence ATGAAAGAGCCCACCTGGTTGCAGAAAGGCTTGAACAGATTCGGATTCTGGGGCTTTGTTGTTCTCGCCGCGTTTGCCTTAGCTCTATTTTTCTTGGTCTATCCTCTGATCGGCATGCTTTCGCGCAGCTTCCTTCCCAACGAGGGTGGTGGATTCTCATTAATAAATTATGTTGACTTCTTCCGATTGCCATACTATTTCAACACCCTTAAACATAGTTTTGCAGTCTCGATCACGACTACCGTCTTTGCAATCCTTTTGGGAGTTCCGATGGGTTATGTGGTAGCACGTTTCAATATTCCGGGCAAGAAACTGCTCAATGCCATGGTGGTTATAAGCTTGCTCTCACCTCCTTTCATCGGAGCCTACTCTTGGATCATGCTTTTAGGCCGCAATGGATTCATCACCAACCTGGTAAGGCACATCGGTATTGAAATTCCTACCATCTATGGATTTCGTGGCTTGATCCTTGTTTTTACCCTTAAACTCTTCCCCTTTATCTATATGTATGTCCAAGGGGCGCTTCAGACATTCGACAGCTCTCTCGAGGAAGCTGCTGAGAATCTGGGTGTTCATGGACTAAAGAAGCTGCTCACTGTTACATTCCCCTTGATCATGCCCACAATCACCGCCGGGGCGGTAGTCGTGTTCATGACGAGTCTGGCTGATTTGGGAACCCCGATGCTCATCGGAGAGGGCTACAAGGTTCTCCCTGTTCTTGTCTATGAGGAGTACATGAGCGAAATCGGGGGTAACGCCACGATGGCAAGCACGTTGAGTGTCATCATCATCCTGTGTTCCCTGTCTGTTCTGTTGTTGCAGAAAATCTCCATCGGAAAGCGTTCATACTCCATGTCCGGCCTGCGTCCACCGGCTGTGAAGAAACTTGGAAAGCTGCCGTTTGTGGTGTTGACCATTCTTTGTTACTTCATCGCATTATGCGCCTTGGCTCCTCAGATAACAACGATGGTCACATCCTTTATTAAAACGCGAGGACCCTTGTTTGTCCCGGGATTCAGCTTGGAAAGTTATCGCTCGGTGTGGTTCAAGCTCTCGGCGAACATCGCTAGAACCTTTCTGTACTCCACCATTGCCATGATGTTCATGATTCTCATCGGCATGTTCACTTCCTATGTAATTGTCAGGCGGAAATCGAGCATCACCAATATTCTGGACTTCGTTCTCATGTCTCCCTACGTTATTCCAGGATCGGTATTAGGTATCATTTTGGTTATGGCCTTCAACAAGCCTCCCGTTGTACTGACCGGGACAGCGGCGATCATGATCATCAGCTACACGATCCGAAAGATTCCCTACATCATCCGATCAAGCACCGGCATTCTCTATCAGCTGGATCTCAGCAGTGAAGAGGCTTCGATAAATCTCGGAGTTTCCCCGATGAAGACGTTCTTCAAAATTACAGCAATTCTTATGCTTCCAGGAGTTCTTTCGGGAGCCATTCTCAGCTGGATTTCCACCATCAATGAATTGAGTTCCACCCTCATTCTCTACTCGGGAAGGACCGGAACCATCTCTGTGGCCATCTACACCGAGATTATGAAAGACGGGTATGGAACGGCCGCCGCACTTGCCTCAATCCTAACGTTTGCAACCATTATCAGCCTGCTTGTTTTCAATACCCTGACCAAGGGTAAAGGGAGTGTTGTATGA
- a CDS encoding ABC transporter ATP-binding protein has protein sequence MSQPLFIEEVTKRYGDFTAIDRVSISIDKGEFFTLLGPSGCGKTTLLRMIAGFNSIEAGTIRFGQTVINSIPAYKRNAGMVFQNYAIFPHLSVYDNVAYGLKARGYSKAEIEKDVEEVLGLVKMSEYKDRQPSQLSGGQQQRIALARAIVIKPDVLLMDEPLSNLDAKLRIEMRSVIKKIQQNLNITTVYVTHDQEEALAMSDRIAVMNLGTVQQIGTPLQIYTRPQNSFVSNFIGISSFLSCSVAGNTVSLLGHAFDMKLARAYTGNAVLAVRPEEATLKTIENGGVAGRVQFATFLGDFINYEIELGGDCVLQVNEYLKEGLPIKKTGDKVWVTFDRKSVNLFTADGKESLV, from the coding sequence ATGAGTCAGCCATTATTCATTGAGGAAGTCACCAAGCGTTATGGGGACTTTACTGCCATAGACAGAGTTTCCATTTCAATAGATAAAGGGGAGTTCTTCACATTGCTGGGACCCTCGGGGTGCGGCAAGACAACCCTGCTGAGAATGATCGCGGGCTTCAACAGCATAGAGGCTGGCACCATCCGCTTCGGACAAACGGTAATCAATTCGATACCTGCCTATAAACGAAATGCAGGCATGGTTTTTCAGAATTATGCGATTTTCCCCCACCTCTCCGTATACGACAACGTAGCTTACGGCCTGAAAGCTCGGGGCTATTCAAAAGCGGAAATTGAAAAGGATGTAGAAGAAGTTCTGGGCCTGGTGAAGATGAGCGAGTACAAGGATCGGCAGCCGTCGCAACTATCCGGCGGGCAGCAGCAACGCATCGCCCTCGCCCGTGCCATCGTCATCAAGCCTGATGTGCTGTTGATGGATGAGCCGCTCTCCAACCTCGATGCAAAACTCCGCATCGAGATGCGATCGGTCATCAAGAAAATTCAACAGAACTTGAATATCACCACCGTCTATGTCACCCACGACCAGGAGGAAGCTTTGGCGATGAGCGACCGGATTGCCGTAATGAATCTGGGAACCGTGCAACAAATAGGAACTCCCTTGCAAATCTATACCCGTCCGCAGAACTCATTCGTATCGAACTTTATCGGCATTTCAAGTTTTTTGTCCTGCTCTGTTGCTGGCAATACAGTGTCGTTGCTTGGCCATGCCTTCGATATGAAGCTGGCAAGAGCATATACCGGCAACGCAGTGCTGGCGGTTCGTCCTGAAGAGGCAACACTGAAAACCATCGAAAATGGAGGTGTTGCAGGTAGAGTGCAATTTGCCACCTTCCTTGGGGACTTCATAAACTATGAAATCGAACTGGGTGGCGATTGTGTATTGCAAGTCAATGAATACCTGAAGGAGGGTTTGCCCATCAAGAAGACCGGAGACAAAGTCTGGGTGACCTTTGATCGGAAGAGCGTCAATCTTTTTACCGCCGATGGAAAGGAGAGCCTCGTATGA
- a CDS encoding ABC transporter substrate-binding protein yields the protein MKKAMVLLTAMLLVASISLFSAAQPEAKPVSNELTLYYSHAADWTDPIIKEFQDRTGIKVNLVGAGTGELVSRIRAEKDNPLSDVLWGGGSDSYQVIVDLLEPYEHAHMSSVLPVTRDPGNRWHGTTIDPMVIIYNPKLVAAADAPKGWADLVNPKFKGRIAHADPARSGSAFMALIIQLLSMGGDNETGWAYMKNFVVNLDSKLLGSSSGTFKGVADGEYAVGITYEEAALKYERAGANLKVVYPIEGSSKVPSPIAIVKGAKNMENAKKFVDFILSKDVQALMGDLNRRTVRTDIQLPSIMIPNDKLGDIPYDTVWVGQNKDRIMNQWKNLIVGR from the coding sequence ATGAAGAAAGCAATGGTGTTACTCACTGCAATGCTGCTGGTTGCATCAATCAGTCTCTTCTCTGCTGCACAGCCTGAGGCTAAACCCGTCTCCAATGAACTGACGCTGTATTACTCTCATGCTGCTGACTGGACTGATCCGATCATCAAGGAGTTTCAAGACCGTACCGGCATTAAAGTCAATCTTGTAGGTGCAGGAACCGGAGAACTGGTGTCCAGAATTCGGGCTGAAAAAGACAATCCTCTCTCGGATGTACTCTGGGGAGGCGGTTCCGACTCCTACCAGGTAATTGTCGACCTGCTCGAGCCCTACGAACATGCACACATGTCCTCTGTCCTGCCGGTAACCCGCGACCCGGGCAATCGCTGGCATGGAACCACCATCGACCCGATGGTCATCATCTATAATCCCAAGTTGGTAGCAGCAGCAGACGCTCCCAAGGGTTGGGCAGACCTTGTAAATCCAAAATTCAAGGGAAGAATCGCTCATGCCGACCCGGCCCGTTCGGGTTCTGCCTTCATGGCCCTCATCATTCAGTTGCTCTCCATGGGAGGTGACAATGAAACCGGTTGGGCATACATGAAGAACTTTGTTGTCAATCTGGACAGCAAGCTTCTTGGGTCGTCTTCGGGTACTTTCAAGGGCGTAGCCGACGGTGAGTATGCCGTGGGTATCACGTACGAGGAAGCCGCCTTGAAGTATGAGAGAGCCGGTGCCAATCTGAAAGTTGTCTATCCCATCGAAGGCTCGTCCAAAGTTCCCAGCCCCATCGCCATCGTGAAGGGTGCCAAGAACATGGAGAACGCCAAAAAGTTCGTCGATTTCATTCTCAGCAAGGATGTACAGGCACTGATGGGTGACCTCAATCGACGTACGGTGCGCACCGACATACAGCTGCCCTCCATCATGATTCCCAACGACAAGCTCGGCGATATTCCGTACGACACGGTCTGGGTTGGTCAGAACAAGGACCGTATCATGAACCAGTGGAAGAATCTTATCGTAGGTCGCTAA
- a CDS encoding EAL domain-containing protein, with amino-acid sequence MLSTSLFAMLYITVCTVSLVTGILVLQNDRSSKTNHAYFALVVSLIIWTLGLTVSTVTSSITIAVWGQMVSSYGWANLYAILLVFVLRLTGRKERGNHYALFIPPILLMVVYGLPLNLYAYNLEFSPFGWLFTSTNTFWDYVFYVYFTGYTLLSLFLLIAWKTETEKHQKKQILLSLSVAFLVGSASDIYLPSFGVQLPQLAPIILVVPIVLIAQALRSRNPVVTGIDAAPRYTYIFVGVALYVLISVLQVRLTASSSILMALNLNESTFRGIITQLQMFISIYLVMRQKKTGVIAALLINGANLVSSVLYLIRTNSPDPIPGIISYIAVMLLIYLIRVFEQRSEWYISHIDSQRSELEKSQDRLYSLAFYDSLTKLPNRDYFINHVDQTITTLSDGRQKLAILFLDFDSFKSINDTAGHATGDLVLSKIAQVLVSVLDKEDVIARFGGDEFLVEVRRPKEEDLLLVTNAIMQALKNPIVLEQEEYFLPASIGVSIHPADGRDAHTLIMNADIAMYSAKAKGKNQVVFCNEEVKAQTTRRLRLTNGLYRALDRNELFVMYQPQMCTETQKVCGFEALVRWNNPEYGLVQPLFFIPLAEQTGLIRPIGMFVFEQACRQLIAFQQTCQERLTMSVNRSVVQLKDARIVENMKKILKKTGVDVHALQIEITESATFLDEPILLERIFELKQLGLSLAVDDFGTGHSSFSRLKTYPIDQLKIDIEFVQGITTGSDKDKALIKSIIQTAKNLGMEVLAEGVETEEQLQFLSLHGCDKVQGFYFSKPLKVEEIIANNQQIAF; translated from the coding sequence TTGCTCAGTACATCGCTGTTCGCCATGCTCTACATCACGGTATGCACTGTATCGTTGGTTACCGGAATTCTGGTTCTGCAGAACGACCGAAGTTCGAAAACCAATCACGCCTATTTTGCCCTTGTCGTCTCCCTGATCATCTGGACACTTGGTTTGACCGTATCTACTGTCACTTCCAGCATCACAATTGCTGTTTGGGGACAAATGGTATCCAGCTATGGTTGGGCGAACCTCTATGCGATTCTGCTTGTATTCGTTCTACGCCTGACAGGTCGTAAAGAGCGAGGCAATCACTATGCTCTCTTCATTCCCCCGATATTGTTGATGGTCGTCTATGGCCTTCCTCTGAATCTCTATGCATACAACTTGGAATTTTCCCCTTTCGGCTGGCTTTTCACCTCTACCAATACCTTTTGGGATTATGTGTTCTATGTCTATTTTACCGGATACACACTGCTGAGCCTATTCCTTTTGATCGCTTGGAAGACCGAAACGGAGAAGCACCAGAAGAAGCAGATATTGCTCTCCCTCTCTGTTGCCTTTCTTGTCGGCAGCGCATCCGATATTTACCTACCTTCATTTGGTGTACAGCTTCCTCAGCTGGCCCCGATCATCCTGGTCGTGCCCATTGTGCTCATAGCACAAGCCTTGCGAAGCAGGAATCCCGTTGTAACAGGTATTGATGCTGCCCCGCGGTATACGTACATATTTGTCGGTGTCGCCCTCTATGTGCTCATTTCAGTCCTGCAGGTTCGCTTGACGGCTTCCTCAAGTATTTTAATGGCCTTGAATCTGAATGAATCGACCTTTCGAGGCATCATAACACAGCTTCAGATGTTCATATCCATCTACCTTGTCATGCGGCAGAAGAAGACCGGAGTCATCGCCGCCTTGCTGATCAATGGTGCGAACCTTGTTTCCTCGGTGCTGTACTTGATCAGGACCAACTCGCCGGATCCAATCCCGGGCATCATCTCGTATATTGCAGTGATGCTGTTGATTTATCTCATAAGGGTGTTTGAACAACGCTCTGAATGGTACATATCTCACATCGATTCACAGCGTAGTGAGCTAGAGAAGTCACAGGACAGACTCTATAGCCTGGCATTCTATGACTCGTTGACCAAGCTGCCCAACCGTGATTATTTCATCAACCATGTCGACCAAACAATTACTACGCTGTCTGATGGCAGGCAGAAGCTTGCCATCCTGTTTCTCGATTTCGATTCCTTCAAGTCGATCAACGACACAGCGGGACATGCAACAGGCGATCTGGTATTGAGTAAAATCGCCCAGGTGCTTGTTTCTGTCTTGGATAAGGAGGATGTAATTGCACGTTTCGGAGGCGATGAGTTCCTTGTCGAGGTGAGAAGGCCGAAAGAGGAAGACTTACTATTGGTGACCAACGCCATCATGCAGGCGCTCAAGAACCCCATCGTACTCGAGCAAGAAGAGTACTTCCTGCCTGCAAGCATAGGTGTCTCCATCCATCCCGCCGATGGACGAGATGCCCATACCTTGATCATGAATGCAGACATCGCCATGTACAGCGCAAAAGCAAAGGGCAAGAACCAGGTGGTGTTCTGCAACGAAGAAGTGAAGGCACAGACAACTAGGCGGCTGCGCCTTACCAACGGTCTTTATCGTGCTCTTGATCGGAATGAACTGTTTGTCATGTATCAACCGCAGATGTGTACTGAAACGCAAAAGGTTTGTGGCTTTGAAGCGCTTGTGCGGTGGAACAATCCTGAATATGGATTGGTCCAGCCTCTGTTTTTCATTCCTTTGGCTGAGCAGACGGGTCTCATTCGTCCTATAGGTATGTTTGTATTCGAGCAAGCCTGCAGGCAATTGATTGCCTTCCAGCAGACATGCCAAGAGCGGTTGACCATGTCGGTCAACCGCTCGGTGGTGCAGCTCAAGGACGCACGCATTGTCGAGAATATGAAGAAGATTCTGAAGAAAACCGGGGTTGATGTTCATGCACTTCAAATTGAAATAACCGAGAGTGCGACTTTCCTGGACGAGCCGATTCTCCTAGAGCGAATATTTGAGTTGAAGCAGCTCGGCCTCAGCCTGGCCGTCGATGACTTTGGAACCGGCCACTCCTCCTTCAGCAGATTGAAAACCTATCCGATCGACCAACTGAAGATCGACATTGAATTCGTGCAAGGAATCACCACAGGTTCGGATAAGGACAAGGCCTTGATCAAGAGCATCATCCAGACAGCGAAGAACCTGGGAATGGAAGTCTTGGCAGAAGGTGTCGAGACAGAAGAACAACTGCAATTTCTCTCTCTACATGGCTGTGACAAGGTACAGGGTTTCTATTTCTCCAAGCCTTTGAAGGTTGAGGAGATCATCGCCAACAATCAGCAGATTGCATTCTGA
- a CDS encoding class I SAM-dependent methyltransferase — protein MNYYDKHADSYISTTVSLDMSVQYSLFLPFLPQGGSILDAGCGSGRDSLYFLEHGYKVEAFDISVAMVEHARALTGLAVRKLSFMELDYDSAFDGIWACASLLHVPRTELPAVFGLLHRALKPQGLLYCSFKDREEDFSTDGRSFTCFTEQGFQAFLSELSFFELVQVSHSQDVREGRADERWLNVLLRKKIWA, from the coding sequence ATGAACTACTATGACAAGCATGCAGACAGCTACATCTCCACTACCGTCTCGCTCGATATGAGTGTCCAGTACTCGTTGTTTCTTCCCTTTCTTCCACAAGGCGGCTCCATCCTGGATGCAGGCTGTGGAAGCGGAAGAGACAGCCTCTATTTTCTTGAGCATGGCTACAAGGTGGAGGCCTTTGACATCAGTGTTGCAATGGTCGAGCATGCAAGAGCTCTCACAGGCCTTGCAGTCCGAAAGCTCTCCTTTATGGAATTGGACTATGACTCAGCCTTCGACGGAATCTGGGCCTGTGCATCGCTCTTGCATGTACCAAGAACAGAATTACCTGCAGTGTTCGGCCTTCTTCATCGGGCATTGAAACCTCAAGGGCTGCTCTACTGCTCCTTCAAGGACAGGGAGGAGGACTTTAGTACTGATGGACGCTCATTCACCTGCTTCACCGAACAAGGGTTTCAGGCATTCCTCTCTGAGCTTTCTTTCTTTGAGCTGGTACAGGTCTCTCACTCACAGGATGTTAGGGAAGGCAGAGCCGATGAGCGGTGGTTGAATGTGCTTCTGAGAAAGAAAATATGGGCTTGA
- a CDS encoding LacI family DNA-binding transcriptional regulator produces MSTTIFDVARVCGYSKTTISRAFASPEMVSVETRNIIYAAAKQVNYTPDAIARAMVRKKTNNLGFIVSDQQYPVVLNPFYSPVFEGVLQVGRERGYSVFIASEKDIQLPTGQVYVKKQMDGVIICGQTEQSIIESFRSQNIPVVLLNNVFDMEDLICITLDHYGGTVKAIEHLLEQGKRDIAIISGHFSPYVYNERFRGYTDTLKNHGIPINEAFIKTVEPTMAEAMHTAQQLLSLKHRPDAIFATNDLIAIGAVKIALRAHIAIPKDIAIVGFDDSNFSEIIEPELTTVRIDKEEMGKLAAGKLIDILEKNSTGKQVHVCGTQLIIRGTA; encoded by the coding sequence ATGAGTACGACTATCTTTGATGTTGCAAGAGTATGCGGCTATTCCAAAACCACAATCTCACGAGCCTTTGCTTCACCAGAAATGGTGTCGGTGGAGACAAGAAACATCATCTATGCGGCTGCAAAACAAGTAAATTATACTCCTGATGCGATTGCCAGAGCCATGGTGCGCAAGAAGACAAACAACCTTGGATTCATCGTCAGCGACCAGCAATACCCTGTAGTGCTAAACCCCTTCTACTCTCCTGTTTTTGAAGGAGTACTCCAAGTAGGAAGAGAGCGAGGCTACTCCGTTTTCATCGCTTCTGAGAAGGACATCCAACTGCCCACCGGTCAAGTCTATGTCAAAAAGCAAATGGATGGTGTCATTATTTGCGGCCAAACCGAGCAGAGCATTATTGAAAGCTTCAGATCACAAAATATACCGGTTGTGTTATTGAATAATGTATTCGACATGGAAGATTTGATTTGCATCACCCTCGATCACTACGGGGGAACCGTCAAAGCTATAGAACACTTGCTTGAACAGGGTAAGCGAGATATCGCAATTATTTCGGGTCATTTCTCGCCGTATGTATATAACGAACGATTCAGAGGATATACCGACACCCTGAAGAACCATGGGATTCCCATCAATGAAGCGTTTATCAAGACGGTAGAACCGACTATGGCGGAGGCTATGCATACCGCTCAGCAACTCCTCTCGCTCAAACATCGACCGGATGCCATCTTTGCAACGAATGATCTCATCGCAATTGGTGCTGTAAAAATTGCCTTACGCGCACATATTGCCATTCCCAAGGATATCGCCATTGTCGGATTTGATGATAGCAACTTCAGTGAAATCATTGAACCGGAACTTACAACCGTACGCATCGACAAGGAAGAGATGGGGAAACTGGCGGCAGGCAAGCTGATAGATATTCTTGAGAAAAACTCTACCGGGAAGCAAGTACATGTATGTGGTACGCAACTGATTATTCGAGGAACAGCTTAA